CTAGTGCGGCGATGCTGAGAGCAAATACTGCTTTACATCCCAACACTATGAGAATGCTGCCACAAAACAACCAAATGTTTCCGCCTCTTGCTACTAGAACTGCAAATAAAAGTGCTGGTACAGCAATTACATCTGGATGGAAATCAAACAAATTGATATTAAAAATTAGTGGATATAGCAAATAAGCCGTAGCTACAGCAATGGCTTGACTTTCCTTCAATCCCGCTTGCAAAGCTAAATACCATGTCAGTAAAGTACCTAATGACAAAGCAATTGCCTGCACAGCAAATAACCAGTAGACACTGGGGTAAATTTTGTACAGTAAAGCCAAGGGATACAAGATCCAAGCAGCATGGTCAGCTAGAACGTGAAAACCCGCAAAAGATGAAATAGGTGGCTTTCCCTGACTAATTAAATAAACCGCTTGGTCAAAAAATCCTAAATCCCAAGCACCTGATTGAAATAGCTGATGTCGTAAGCTACTACAAGCAAACAAAATTAAGGCACTAACGCCAATCATCCAACTAACGGGAGCAAGCTGATTTAGTTTTTTTCCCATGCCATCAAGAAGCGATTAGAAATTTCGAGTGGAAAAAACCAGGCTTACCAAGTTGCAATTTAGATATATTACTAGAAAAGGTAGCGCAGCAGATGAGATGGAAAGCCGCATAACTAGCATTGTGGACTAGAGTTCATCTTTTCTTTGCATAAATCAAGATTTCGGATATCAAACCACCGATAAATATTGACGTTTTGCTTTGATCCCAAGTTGCAACAATTCTAGCGATCGCTTTGATGAAGGAGTCCTCAGCAATTTATAGTGAGAGTTGTCTGTAAATCTTAAACAATTGTGAAAGCTATTACTCTTGTTGGTTCCACTGGCTCTATTGGTACTCAGACTTTAGATATTGTTTCCCAGTACCCAGATCAGTTTCGGATTGTAGGATTGGCAGCGGGAAGTAATGTAGAAATGTTGGCTGCTCAAATTCGGCAGTTTCGACCGCAGATAGCAGCTATTTGTGTAGAAGACAAATTGCCAGCGCTGCAAGAAGCAATCAAAGACCTCGATCCCCAGCCAATTCTTCTCGCTGGCGAAGCGGGAGTTATAGAAGTTGCTCGTTATGGTGATGCTGAAACAGTAGTCACTGGTATCGTTGGATGTGCAGGATTACTCCCCACCATCGCTGCTATTGAAGCTGGTAAAGATATCGCCTTAGCAAACAAAGAAACTCTCATTGCTGGTGGGCCTGTAGTTCTACCTTTAGTAGAAAAACACGGTGTAAAACTACTACCCGCAGACTCAGAACATTCCGCAATCTTTCAATGCCTCCAAGGTGTACCAAAAGGCGGTTTAAGGAAGATTTTGCTCACTGCATCTGGTGGAGCTTTTCGAGATTGGGAGGTAGAAAAGTTAGCAGAAGTAACTGTTGCCGATGCTCTCAAGCATCCTAACTGGTCAATGGGACGTAAAATCACCGTAGATTCTGCAACTTTAATGAATAAGGGATTAGAAGTAATTGAGGCGCACTTTCTCTTTGGTTTGGATTATGACCAAATCGAGATTGTCATCCATCCCCAAAGCATCATTCACTCGCTGATTGAACTACAAGATACTTCCGTTTTAGCTCAACTCGGCTGGCCAGATATGCGCTTACCCTTACTCTATGCTTTATCTTGGCCCGATCGCATCTACACTGACTGGGAAAGATTGGATTTGGTGAAAGCTGGAAACTTAACCTTCCGCGAACCAGACCATCAAAAGTATCCTTGTATGCGGCTAGCTTATGCTGCGGGACAGGCTGGTGGTTCGATGCCTGCTGTATTAAATGCTGCTAATGAGCAAGCTGTGGCTTTATTTTTAGAAGAAAAAATTCGCTTTTTAGATATTCCCCGTTGTATCGAATTGGTGTGCGATCGCCATCAAAATGATAACTGTAAAAATCCCTCTTTAGATGACATTGTGGCAGCAGATAAATGGGCAAGACAAGAAGTTTTAACAGCAACTGAAAATTTATCAAGCCACTCGCAAGTAGTTTCGTTGCGATAACTAATGAAACCCAACAAAACGATG
The genomic region above belongs to Calothrix sp. NIES-2098 and contains:
- a CDS encoding 1-deoxy-D-xylulose 5-phosphate reductoisomerase encodes the protein MKAITLVGSTGSIGTQTLDIVSQYPDQFRIVGLAAGSNVEMLAAQIRQFRPQIAAICVEDKLPALQEAIKDLDPQPILLAGEAGVIEVARYGDAETVVTGIVGCAGLLPTIAAIEAGKDIALANKETLIAGGPVVLPLVEKHGVKLLPADSEHSAIFQCLQGVPKGGLRKILLTASGGAFRDWEVEKLAEVTVADALKHPNWSMGRKITVDSATLMNKGLEVIEAHFLFGLDYDQIEIVIHPQSIIHSLIELQDTSVLAQLGWPDMRLPLLYALSWPDRIYTDWERLDLVKAGNLTFREPDHQKYPCMRLAYAAGQAGGSMPAVLNAANEQAVALFLEEKIRFLDIPRCIELVCDRHQNDNCKNPSLDDIVAADKWARQEVLTATENLSSHSQVVSLR